A region of Pseudorca crassidens isolate mPseCra1 chromosome 8, mPseCra1.hap1, whole genome shotgun sequence DNA encodes the following proteins:
- the RNF133 gene encoding E3 ubiquitin-protein ligase RNF133 translates to MHLLLKIGTRRNNTASSWLMKFSFLWLLSQHCCRARAVWTAYTNISFHVGNRMLSELGETGVFGRSSALKRVAGVIVPPEGKTQNACNPGTSFSTSKNSETWLALVERGGCTFTQKIKVAVEKGASGVIIYNFLGTGNRVFPMSHQAFKDIVVVMIGNLKGMEILHLIQKGVHVTVMIEVGRKHIIWMNHYFVSFVIVTTAPLAYFIFYHIQRLWVARIQNRRWQRLTSDLKKACGQLQLRVLKEGDKEVSSNGDSCVVCFELYKPNDTVRILTCKHFFHKNCIDPWILARGTCPMCKCDILKALGIQVDVEDGTESVQVLMLNELPGILSPREEGTSNELPPAGRSNKGTHVEECPTSQNDGPSNSVAANVHRPP, encoded by the coding sequence ATGCATCTACTACTCAAGATTGGCACTCGGAGAAACAACACTGCCTCTTCCTGGCTCATGAAATTCAGTTTCCTTTGGCTGCTTAGCCAGCACTGTTGCAGAGCCAGAGCTGTTTGGACTGCATACACGAACATATCATTTCACGTTGGGAATCGCATGTTGTCAGAGTTGGGGGAGACTGGAGTGTTTGGAAGAAGCTCTGCTCTCAAGAGAGTGGCGGGAGTTATCGTGCCTCCAGAGGGAAAAACGCAAAACGCATGTAACCCCGGTACCAGTTTCAGCACATCGAAGAACTCGGAGACGTGGCTCGCACTTGTTGAACGGGGAGGCTGTACCTTCACACAGAAGATCAAGGTGGCCGTGGAGAAGGGAGCCAGCGGAGTGATCATCTATAACTTCCTAGGAACTGGCAATCGGGTTTTTCCCATGTCTCATCAGGCGTTTAAAGACATCGTCGTGGTGATGATTGGTAACTTGAAAGGCATGGAGATTTTGCATTTAATTCAGAAGGGAGTTCACGTTACAGTCATGATTGAGGTGGGAAGAAAACACATCATCTGGATGAATCACTATTTTGTCTCTTTTGTGATTGTCACAACCGCTCCGCTAGCGTATTTCATCTTTTATCATATTCAAAGACTTTGGGTAGCAAGGATTCAGAACAGGAGATGGCAGCGGTTAACAAGTGATCTCAAGAAAGCATGTGGCCAGCTTCAACTTCGGGTACTTAAAGAGGGGGACAAGGAAGTAAGTTCAAATGGAGATAGCTGTGTAGTTTGCTTTGAACTCTATAAGCCTAATGATACAGTTCGTATTCTGACTTGTAAACATTTTTTCCACAAGAACTGCATTGACCCCTGGATTCTAGCCCGTGGGACATGCCCCATGTGCAAATGTGACATTCTTAAAGCTTTGGGGATTCAGGTGGATGTTGAAGATGGAACAGAATCTGTGCAAGTTCTAATGTTGAATGAATTGCCTGGTATCCTGTCACCTCGTGAAGAGGGCACAAGTAATGAACTTCCTCCTGCGGGAAGGTCAAATAAAGGGACGCACGTGGAGGAGTGCCCTACTTCTCAGAATGATGGCCCGTCTAATTCAGTAGCAGCAAACGTTCATCGTCCACCTTGA
- the RNF148 gene encoding RING finger protein 148: MSLLRITPSIRISVSSQLWRLGIFLLLSLPDSKGKAIWTAHLNITFQVGNQSISELGESGVFGNHSPLERVSGVVVLPEGWNQNACNPMTNFSRPERADSWLALIEGGGCTFTHKINVAAEKGANGVIIYNYPGTGNQVFPMSHQGTENIVAVMIGNLKGMELLHLIQKGVCVTIIIEVGRMHMPWLSHYVISLFTFVVATVAYLFLYCAWKPRVPNSSTRRRRQRKADVKKAVGQLQLQVLKEGDKELDPDENSCVVCFDIYKPQDVVRILACKHFFHKACVDPWLLAHRTCPMCKCHILKT, encoded by the coding sequence ATGAGCCTACTTAGAATTACTCCTTCAATTCGTATTTCTGTTTCATCTCAACTGTGGAGGCTTGGCATCTTTCTACTACTTAGCCTTCCTGACTCAAAAGGAAAAGCCATTTGGACAGCCCACCTGAATATAACGTTTCAGGTGGGCAATCAGAGTATATCAGAATTAGGAGAGAGTGGCGTGTTTGGGAATCATTCTCCTCTGGAAAGGGTGTCTGGTGTGGTGGTACTTCCCGAAGGATGGAATCAGAACGCTTGTAATCCTATGACCAATTTCAGCAGGCCTGAGCGAGCAGACTCTTGGCTGGCCCTCATTGAAGGAGGAGGCTGTACTTTCACACACAAAATCAACGTGGCAGCAGAGAAGGGGGCAAATGGGGTGATCATCTATAACTATCCAGGTACGGGCAACCAAGTATTCCCCATGTCTCACCAGGGAACGGAAAATATAGTTGCAGTGATGATAGGCAACCTGAAAGGCATGGAACTTTTGCACTTGATTCAGAAAGGAGTCTGTGTGACGATCATCATTGAAGTGGGGAGAATGCACATGCCCTGGCTGAGCCATTATGTCATATCTCTGTTTACCTTTGTGGTTGCCACAGTGGCCTACCTGTTCCTGTACTGTGCCTGGAAACCTCGAGTGCCCAATTCTTCCACCAGGAGGCgaagacagagaaaggcagatgTGAAGAAAGCTGTTGGACAGCTTCAACTGCAGGTGCTCAAAGAAGGGGATAAGGAACTAGATCCAGATGAAAACAGTTGTGTTGTTTGCTTTGACATATACAAGCCTCAAGATGTAGTACGTATTTTAGCttgcaaacattttttccatAAGGCATGCGTCGACCCCTGGCTTTTAGCCCATAGGACATGCCCCATGTGCAAGTGTCACATTCTGAAAACTTAA